A part of Octopus sinensis linkage group LG7, ASM634580v1, whole genome shotgun sequence genomic DNA contains:
- the LOC115214019 gene encoding uncharacterized protein LOC115214019, protein MKLSNQSTAQHIKSRSTLRSSDGQALLTDIASILNRWSEYFQALFSAVRVVQENTILHIQQQPVSMELDEPPALEETRLAIGWLKSRKTAGVDGIPSEIWKYGGPDIHAKLHELLVACWEQGKLRQDLHNIVIIPLYKNKGEKSDGSNYRGITPFPLQEKF, encoded by the coding sequence ATGAAGCTCTCAAACCAGTCTACAGCCCAGCACATCAAGTCTCGGAGTACCCTGCGCAGCTCAGATGGCCAGGCACTTCTCACAGACATAGCATCTATCCTCAACCGCTGGTCTGAATATTTTCAAGCCCTCTTCAGTGCAGTCCGAGTTGTCCAGGAAAATACAATCCTCCATATTCAGCAACAACCAGTCAGTATGGAATTAGATGAGCCCCCAGCCCTTGAAGAGACCAGACTTGCCATAGGCTGGCTGAAGAGCAGAAAGACAGCAGGAGTCGATGGCATACCATCAGAGATATGGAAGTATGGGGGTCCTGACATACATGCTAAACTCCATGAGCTCCTCGTTGCATGCTGGGAACAGGGCAAGCTGCGACAAGATCTCCACAATATTGTCATCATTCCACTATACAAAAACAAAGGGGAAAAGTCAGACGGCTCAAATTACCGGGGGATCACCCCGTTTCCACTGCAGGAAAAGTTCTAG